A window of the Litorilinea aerophila genome harbors these coding sequences:
- a CDS encoding aminotransferase class V-fold PLP-dependent enzyme — translation MSHTQATRVQALPLPALADQFLLDPTITFLNHGSFGACPRPVFEEYQRWQRELERDPVDFLGRRVPTLLTQARETLAAFVGTQADNLVFVPNATYGVNVVARSVGLQPGDEVLATDHEYGAVNNTWRYLCEKVGARYINQPIPLPVTDAESFVEALWQGVTPRTQVIAISHITSPTALIFPVEAVCRRAREAGIVTVIDGAHALGQVDLDLTAMGATFYTGNAHKWLCAPKGAAFLYADPAHQPSLEPLVVSHGWSNGRSGSRLLDYFSWTGTMDPSAYLSVPAAIRFQREHDWPAVRAACHALASQARAQIQALTGLPAISPDSPAWFAQMFTARLPEGEIEGLSQRLWEEHRIEVPIFTWNGQPMIRVSIQAYNGPQHVEHLLAALTQYLF, via the coding sequence CCCATACCCAGGCAACCCGCGTCCAGGCTTTACCCCTGCCGGCGCTGGCCGATCAATTTCTGCTGGACCCCACCATCACCTTTCTGAACCATGGCAGCTTTGGCGCCTGCCCTCGGCCTGTCTTCGAGGAGTACCAGCGCTGGCAGCGGGAGCTGGAGCGGGATCCGGTGGATTTCCTGGGGCGGCGCGTGCCGACGCTCCTCACCCAGGCCCGGGAAACATTGGCTGCCTTTGTCGGCACCCAGGCAGACAACCTGGTCTTCGTCCCCAACGCCACTTATGGCGTGAATGTGGTGGCCCGTTCCGTGGGCCTGCAGCCCGGCGATGAAGTGCTGGCCACCGACCACGAGTATGGGGCAGTCAACAACACCTGGCGCTACCTGTGTGAAAAGGTGGGCGCGCGCTACATCAATCAGCCCATTCCCTTGCCCGTGACGGATGCGGAGAGCTTTGTGGAAGCCCTCTGGCAGGGGGTGACGCCCCGCACCCAGGTGATCGCCATCAGCCACATCACCTCCCCCACGGCCCTGATCTTCCCGGTGGAGGCGGTCTGCCGTCGCGCCCGGGAAGCGGGCATCGTGACCGTCATCGACGGCGCCCATGCCCTGGGCCAGGTGGATCTGGACCTGACCGCGATGGGGGCCACCTTCTACACCGGCAATGCCCATAAATGGCTGTGCGCGCCCAAGGGCGCCGCCTTTTTGTATGCCGACCCCGCGCACCAGCCCTCCCTGGAACCGCTGGTGGTCAGCCACGGCTGGTCCAACGGCCGTTCAGGCTCGCGCCTGTTGGACTACTTCTCCTGGACCGGCACCATGGATCCCTCGGCCTACCTGAGCGTGCCGGCAGCGATTCGTTTTCAACGGGAACACGACTGGCCCGCGGTGCGCGCGGCCTGCCATGCCCTGGCCAGCCAGGCCCGGGCCCAAATCCAGGCCCTGACGGGGCTGCCGGCCATCTCTCCAGACAGCCCCGCCTGGTTTGCCCAGATGTTCACCGCCCGCCTGCCGGAGGGGGAGATCGAGGGCCTGAGCCAGCGGCTGTGGGAGGAACACCGCATCGAAGTGCCGATCTTCACCTGGAACGGCCAGCCCATGATCCGGGTCTCCATCCAGGCCTACAACGGGCCCCAGCATGTGGAGCATCTGCTGGCGGCGCTGACCCAATACCTCTTCTAA
- a CDS encoding ABC transporter substrate-binding protein, with protein MWWMVFLVFGLVLAACTPPAPTSAPGGESAAPAQATGGEEKVLRVWITWGDNPAQLQSLFNQYGEANNVRVEVNSPVEDDKVIAALSGTEPPDVLVTGGPDSVGTWARENLVTPLDDFLEGGEVDLADIFEAPLSQCLYQGKYYCLPWGTDTYALFWNKDLFEEAGLDPEQPPQTLEELAEFARKLTKVDDNGQITQVGFIPDFSWSHLGLYTVMMGGYWYSEDGTQLQLTSEPVINALKWEQQFYCDYNVDEVLRFSSSFGGYASPDNGFYAGKIAMQVEGEWQPGPNFIQKYKPELYYGVAPLPPPAAHPERAGTNLVSGTVAMIPSGVKDKEAAWKLMAWMMSPEIVAEEMVANFNLPSSKKAAEDPRFRENEKFVVFLELMGNPNARAPILTPINAEVETELGQIEEQVLHTCADPEPLLQAAQEKLQPLLDKALGN; from the coding sequence ATGTGGTGGATGGTTTTCCTGGTTTTCGGGCTGGTGCTGGCCGCCTGTACACCTCCGGCGCCCACGTCGGCTCCGGGAGGAGAATCGGCGGCGCCCGCCCAGGCGACTGGCGGCGAGGAAAAGGTGTTGCGGGTCTGGATCACGTGGGGTGACAATCCGGCACAGCTTCAGTCCCTGTTTAACCAGTATGGCGAAGCCAACAACGTGCGGGTGGAGGTCAATTCCCCGGTCGAAGACGATAAGGTGATCGCCGCCCTCTCGGGTACCGAACCGCCGGACGTGCTGGTGACCGGCGGGCCGGACTCGGTGGGGACCTGGGCCCGTGAGAATCTGGTGACCCCCCTGGACGATTTCCTGGAGGGGGGCGAAGTGGATCTGGCCGATATCTTTGAGGCGCCGCTGAGCCAGTGTCTTTACCAGGGGAAGTATTACTGCTTGCCCTGGGGGACCGACACCTACGCGCTCTTTTGGAACAAAGATCTCTTTGAGGAGGCTGGCCTGGATCCGGAACAGCCGCCTCAAACCCTGGAGGAGTTGGCCGAGTTTGCCCGGAAGTTGACCAAGGTGGATGATAACGGCCAGATCACCCAGGTCGGTTTCATCCCCGATTTCTCCTGGTCTCACCTGGGCCTGTACACGGTCATGATGGGCGGCTATTGGTACAGCGAGGACGGCACGCAACTGCAATTGACTTCAGAGCCGGTGATCAATGCCTTGAAGTGGGAGCAGCAGTTCTACTGCGACTACAATGTGGATGAAGTGCTTCGCTTCAGCTCCTCCTTTGGGGGCTACGCATCGCCGGACAATGGTTTCTACGCCGGCAAGATTGCGATGCAGGTGGAAGGTGAATGGCAGCCGGGTCCCAATTTCATTCAGAAATACAAACCCGAGCTGTACTACGGCGTGGCCCCACTGCCGCCGCCGGCCGCCCATCCTGAACGGGCCGGCACCAATCTGGTGAGTGGCACCGTGGCCATGATCCCCAGCGGTGTCAAAGACAAGGAGGCGGCCTGGAAGCTCATGGCCTGGATGATGTCGCCGGAGATTGTGGCCGAGGAGATGGTGGCCAATTTCAACCTGCCTTCCAGCAAGAAAGCCGCAGAAGATCCCCGCTTCCGGGAGAATGAGAAGTTTGTGGTCTTCCTGGAACTCATGGGGAACCCCAACGCCCGGGCGCCCATTCTCACCCCGATCAATGCCGAAGTGGAGACGGAACTGGGGCAGATTGAGGAGCAGGTGCTCCACACCTGTGCCGACCCAGAGCCGTTGCTGCAGGCGGCCCAGGAGAAACTCCAACCCCTCCTGGATAAGGCCCTGGGCAACTGA